The genomic interval TATGAAGATATTATGGATGAATTTGGTACGATGGCAGATATGGATGAATTAATTGCAACTGCGAATGAAAAAGGAATTAAAATTGTTATGGATTTAGTCGTAAATCACACTTCAGATGAGCATAAATGGTTTATTGAAGCAAAAAAAGGAAAAGACAATCCATATCGAGATTACTATATATGGCGTGACCCGGTTAATGGCGAAGCACCAAATGAGCTAAAATCTACTTTTAGCGGTTCTGCTTGGGAATTTGATGAAGATAGCGGACAATATTTCTTGCATTTATTCAGTAAAAGACAGCCAGATTTAAATTGGGAAAATGAAAAAGTGCGGGAAGAAGTTTGGAATATGATGAACTATTGGCTAGAAAAGGGAATCGGTGGCTTCCGCATGGATGTGATTGATTTAGTAGGAAAACAACCAGATCTTGGTATTACTGGAAATGGACCAAAGCTACATGATTATCTTCAAGAAATGAATGAAAAATCGTTTGGTAATTATGATGTTTTAACAGTAGGAGAAACTTGGGGAGCAACTCCTGAAATCGCTAAATTATATTCGAATCCAGCAAGAAATGAGCTTTCCATGGTCTTTCAATTTGAACATATTGGATTAGACGAGCAAGAGGGGAAACAAAAATGGGATTTAAAGCCATTAGAAATAAAGCAATTAAAATCCATACTAGCAAAATGGCAAACTTCTCTTGGGAATGAAGGTTGGAATAGTTTGTTTTGGAATAATCATGATTTACCAAGAATCGTATCTCGTTGGGGAAATGATAAAGAGTATCGGGTGGAAAGTGCAAAGATGTTTGCCATCCTTTTACATTTAATGAAAGGAACTCCATATATTTATCAAGGGGAAGAGATTGGGATGACTAATTGCCCAATTTCGGATATTAGTGAAGTGAATGATATAGAGAGTATTAATATGTACTATGAGCGAATAGAGCAAGGGTATACGAAAGAGGAAATCCTTCATTCGATTAATGTAAAAGGTAGAGACAATGCAAGAACACCTATTCAATGGGATGATACGGAGAATGGAGGGTTTACTACCGGGACACCGTGGCTGCATGTTAATCCGAATTATTTGGATATTAATGTTAAGAATAATTTAGAAAATGCTAATTCCGTCTTCTATTGTTATCAATCTTTAATTCAATTGAGAAAAGATAATCCAATCGTAGTATGGGGAGATTTTGAGCTAATCGAAGATACGGAAGAAGAGATTTTTGCTTATACACGAAAGTTTGAAGGAAAAACTTGGGTAGTAGTGGCCAACTTTAGTGACCAAGAAAAAATGCTGCATTTACCAGAATTTAACGAGTGTGATGAGGTGATTATTAG from Niallia sp. FSL W8-0635 carries:
- a CDS encoding glycoside hydrolase family 13 protein, with amino-acid sequence MEKKWWQTSVVYQIYPRSFQDSNGDGIGDLRGIINRLDYLQKLGIDVIWLSPVYKSPNDDNGYDISDYEDIMDEFGTMADMDELIATANEKGIKIVMDLVVNHTSDEHKWFIEAKKGKDNPYRDYYIWRDPVNGEAPNELKSTFSGSAWEFDEDSGQYFLHLFSKRQPDLNWENEKVREEVWNMMNYWLEKGIGGFRMDVIDLVGKQPDLGITGNGPKLHDYLQEMNEKSFGNYDVLTVGETWGATPEIAKLYSNPARNELSMVFQFEHIGLDEQEGKQKWDLKPLEIKQLKSILAKWQTSLGNEGWNSLFWNNHDLPRIVSRWGNDKEYRVESAKMFAILLHLMKGTPYIYQGEEIGMTNCPISDISEVNDIESINMYYERIEQGYTKEEILHSINVKGRDNARTPIQWDDTENGGFTTGTPWLHVNPNYLDINVKNNLENANSVFYCYQSLIQLRKDNPIVVWGDFELIEDTEEEIFAYTRKFEGKTWVVVANFSDQEKMLHLPEFNECDEVIISNYHRESVDFGNVHLKPYEAFVVSI